Part of the Oerskovia paurometabola genome is shown below.
ACGCGATCGTCGGTGAGGAGTTCGGCGAGACCGGGCACGGCGCCCGCCGCTGGATCATCGACCCGATCGACGGGACCAAGAACTTCGTGCGCGGGGTCCCGGTGTGGGCCACGCTCATCGCGCTGGCCGACGGCGACGAGATCGTCGTCGGGCTCGTGTCCGCTCCTGCCCTGGGCCGCCGCTGGTGGGCCGCCAAGGGCACGGGCGCGTGGAGCGGGCGCTCGCTCGCGGCAGCGAGCAGGCTGCGCGTCTCGCAGGTCGGCAAGCTCGGCGACGCCTCGCTGTCGTACTCGTCGCTGTCCGGGTGGGAGGAGCGCGGCAAGCTCGACGCGTTCCTCGACCTGACCCGCGAGACCTGGCGGACGCGGGCCTACGGCGACTTCTGGTCCTACATGCTCGTGGCCGAGGGGGCCGTGGACGCGGCCGCGGAGCCCGAGCTCGAGCTCTACGACATGGCGGCACTGGTCCCCATCGTCACCGAGGCCGGCGGGACGTTCACGTCCCTCGACGGCTCTCCCGGGCCGTGGGGCGGCAACGCGGTCGCCACGAACGGCCTGCTCCACGACGAGATCCTGGGCCGCCTCTCCTGACAGGGCCGGCCGGGCGGCTGCCCCGCTGCCTGCTCGCCCTGCTGCCCGCTCGCCCGACTCGCCGGGCGCCCGGCGGACGAGAACGGACCTGAGGTCGTCATCCGGTGGATGGCGGCCTCAGGTCCGTTCTCGACACCCTGACGCTGCGCGACAGGTTACTTGGCGCGGGGGACGCTCTTGAGCTCCGACCAGTCGTACCAGAGCAGGTCGCGCTCGCTCACGCGGTCGAGCGCGGCGTCGAGGTCCTCGTCGCGGTCCTCGTCGGCGGCCGCGAAGACCTCGGCGATGTCCCTCGCGGCCTCGGGCTCGTCGACGTGGACGCACACGATGCGCACCTCGGGGATGGACGCCGTGACGTCGACCGCGCTGGGCGCGAGGTCGTCGGCAGACTCGTCGTCGCCGGGCTGGGTCAGCGCGACCATCTCGTCGGGCACCTCGACCGTGACGACGAGACGCTGACGCGGGGCGCCGACGCGACCGGCGATGAGCGCGAGGGAGTCGTCGGCGGCCTCGAGGGCCGCGGCGAACTCCAGCCCCTCCTCGTCCTCGTCGGGCAGCTCGCGGGAGAGGGCGGACGTGACGGCGTGGGCGGCTCGCGGAGCGAGGG
Proteins encoded:
- the hisN gene encoding histidinol-phosphatase — its product is MPTYDDDLRLAHVIADQVDSHTMSRFKALDLSVESKPDNTPVSDADRAAEEIIRSHLSRARGRDAIVGEEFGETGHGARRWIIDPIDGTKNFVRGVPVWATLIALADGDEIVVGLVSAPALGRRWWAAKGTGAWSGRSLAAASRLRVSQVGKLGDASLSYSSLSGWEERGKLDAFLDLTRETWRTRAYGDFWSYMLVAEGAVDAAAEPELELYDMAALVPIVTEAGGTFTSLDGSPGPWGGNAVATNGLLHDEILGRLS
- a CDS encoding DUF6912 family protein, translated to MRIYVPATVDELDAVTVTGDEAVWSLAPRAAHAVTSALSRELPDEDEEGLEFAAALEAADDSLALIAGRVGAPRQRLVVTVEVPDEMVALTQPGDDESADDLAPSAVDVTASIPEVRIVCVHVDEPEAARDIAEVFAAADEDRDEDLDAALDRVSERDLLWYDWSELKSVPRAK